The following are encoded in a window of Aneurinibacillus migulanus genomic DNA:
- a CDS encoding Tn7-like element transposition protein TnsE — protein sequence MSSIRIKAQALEKKTVKLHWFGNVHQDARNNWRLGVAFEDKNQLLKIECPVGLLPMLRIGQWYHDGTPMATQKEGTIGAVTIPAGATFQQDTSLAVCRRFQYYLYRDTELIKQQMLSFTVHGVTYHIPQTEMIRAFFALYKVCSNAMLRPNGLSLLVNHASVQNQELSIVFAKEIPVSTLTDAFVQHIGWVISNTDIRISFESIYMQVYQQGMYLKYGAPLSFVVPNLDGITLTYRGTLNGNEMMVFEIVGIDGLYSPINTITYTHPLLKERIYVPGLKKRQIQKGKLDEVEVDTTSKEVPREDNRQLVIEQEPTRLGFSSQAKVVKVSNKMQNIHQGDIYVSQQGRGGSTVHGGVDESIKGGKLQAIDVQSVDVEESKPHGLEQFLQMIDLMGESYPELTISNSLIDLPLGRKFSVLPDGQRRKCAVVRIERYNRITYILEVSCPDGHSLSTLLLYSISKDINVHEKYIQKILRDLIYNQGHWKLKKVQHFSVRLVRHFNINIDKWVEKIYKDC from the coding sequence ATGTCGAGTATAAGAATCAAAGCACAGGCGTTAGAAAAGAAAACAGTAAAGTTGCATTGGTTTGGTAATGTGCACCAGGATGCCAGAAACAACTGGCGTCTTGGAGTGGCATTTGAGGATAAAAACCAACTCTTAAAGATTGAATGTCCGGTCGGGCTTTTGCCTATGTTGAGAATTGGACAATGGTATCATGATGGTACGCCGATGGCTACGCAAAAAGAAGGAACGATAGGAGCTGTTACTATTCCGGCAGGAGCTACCTTTCAGCAAGATACATCTCTTGCTGTCTGTCGTCGGTTCCAATATTACTTATATCGTGATACTGAATTAATTAAGCAGCAAATGCTTTCGTTCACCGTGCATGGGGTAACCTATCATATTCCACAGACAGAAATGATTCGTGCCTTTTTTGCTCTATACAAGGTATGCAGCAATGCTATGTTGCGTCCGAATGGGCTTTCTCTTTTAGTAAATCATGCTTCAGTTCAAAACCAGGAATTAAGCATTGTGTTTGCAAAGGAAATTCCTGTGAGTACCTTAACAGATGCATTCGTTCAACATATAGGATGGGTTATCAGCAATACTGATATTCGTATATCGTTTGAGTCGATATATATGCAGGTGTATCAACAGGGAATGTATTTGAAATATGGAGCTCCTCTATCCTTCGTTGTTCCTAATTTAGACGGCATAACACTTACATATCGCGGGACACTAAATGGAAACGAAATGATGGTTTTTGAGATTGTAGGAATAGACGGATTGTACAGTCCTATCAATACGATTACATACACTCATCCGTTATTGAAAGAGCGTATTTATGTACCTGGCTTGAAAAAGCGCCAAATCCAAAAGGGAAAATTAGATGAAGTAGAAGTTGATACGACCTCAAAAGAAGTGCCACGAGAAGATAATCGCCAGCTGGTAATTGAGCAGGAGCCGACAAGACTAGGATTTAGTTCACAGGCTAAAGTCGTTAAAGTGTCCAATAAAATGCAGAATATTCATCAAGGGGATATATATGTTTCTCAGCAAGGTCGTGGTGGATCTACTGTGCATGGTGGAGTTGACGAGTCAATTAAAGGTGGAAAATTGCAGGCTATAGATGTGCAATCAGTAGATGTAGAAGAAAGTAAACCACATGGCCTAGAACAGTTTTTACAGATGATCGATTTAATGGGAGAAAGTTATCCAGAACTCACAATTTCAAATTCACTTATAGACCTGCCATTAGGGAGAAAGTTTTCTGTATTACCAGATGGACAACGAAGAAAGTGTGCTGTTGTTAGAATAGAGAGATATAACAGGATAACCTATATTTTGGAGGTTTCGTGTCCGGATGGACATTCGTTATCTACGTTGTTGCTATATTCGATAAGTAAAGACATAAATGTGCATGAAAAATATATACAGAAAATTCTGCGTGATTTGATTTATAATCAGGGACATTGGAAATTGAAAAAAGTTCAACATTTTAGCGTTAGGTTAGTACGTCATTTTAATATCAATATTGATAAATGGGTTGAAAAAATTTATAAGGATTGTTAA
- a CDS encoding TnsD family Tn7-like transposition protein encodes MLGFFPRLYEDELLYSWLARYHLYSLNESPKQTMEELFGNRTQLAIPDLPTCLAYLHRQLEHFHPVSPEQWITKHTFYCYHTNFALPETREFVYQTMCNGVHKGAIHVMTGVMASGVRDKERLMYCPYCVEEDFQRYGETYWRLSHQLPSVYVCTKHSCILQESTVSFRPKNRQEFVAATRENCSSNRRNVTYSAKTMEHLHVMAYDSIQLAIEGYEFNWEPLQKAYRYLLQHKGIANVKGRVDQHALAQQFQAFYGQEALNLLQSSVDVEDPSCWLKAITRKHRKSFHPVRHLLLIRFLGERIDTILSYASRPYIPFGKSPYPCLNKVCEHYKKDVIRAVHITICTDTRSPVGTFECPACRFTYSRRGPDITGSNRYKIGRIKSFGEVWKHKLYYLINIKRLSYRATAYELGVDTNTVIKYTRKNERVDVLSQKVVQWESDKEKWLELCKTHPEWTVTEIREEHPALYIRLYRNCREWLLTNSPKVKARKIVTSRIDWVIRDSEVLQQVKQAVEHLYQVTPPVRLTVSRIGTEIGQRNLLEKKINKIPETKAFLESATESTEQFQIRRVRFFVEQLHDKGELLEWSLKRLAGLRSDISPVVQAEINRFIQQNEWER; translated from the coding sequence ATGTTAGGCTTTTTTCCACGTTTATATGAAGATGAGCTGCTATATAGTTGGCTAGCTCGATATCACTTATATTCTTTAAATGAAAGTCCTAAACAGACCATGGAAGAACTATTCGGTAATCGAACACAGCTTGCTATTCCTGATTTACCTACTTGTCTTGCTTATTTACACAGACAGTTAGAACACTTTCATCCGGTATCGCCAGAGCAATGGATTACTAAGCATACATTTTACTGCTACCACACCAATTTCGCTTTGCCGGAAACGAGAGAATTTGTTTATCAAACGATGTGTAACGGGGTCCATAAAGGAGCCATTCATGTAATGACGGGTGTTATGGCAAGCGGAGTTAGAGACAAGGAAAGGTTAATGTACTGTCCGTATTGTGTAGAGGAAGACTTTCAGCGATACGGTGAAACATATTGGCGATTATCTCACCAGCTTCCTAGCGTGTACGTCTGCACTAAGCATTCCTGTATTTTACAAGAAAGTACTGTTTCATTCCGACCAAAAAACAGACAAGAATTTGTAGCTGCGACGCGTGAAAACTGTTCTTCAAATCGACGAAATGTAACATACTCAGCAAAGACAATGGAACATTTACATGTCATGGCCTACGATTCTATTCAGCTTGCTATAGAAGGCTATGAATTTAATTGGGAACCGTTACAGAAAGCATATCGGTATCTTTTACAGCATAAAGGAATCGCAAATGTGAAAGGGAGGGTTGATCAACATGCATTAGCCCAGCAATTTCAGGCTTTTTACGGACAGGAAGCTTTGAATTTGTTGCAATCTTCTGTTGATGTAGAGGATCCGTCCTGTTGGCTTAAAGCTATTACAAGAAAACATCGAAAATCCTTTCATCCAGTGCGCCATTTGCTCCTTATTCGCTTTCTAGGCGAGCGAATAGATACAATTTTGTCTTATGCTTCTCGACCATATATACCATTTGGAAAATCTCCTTATCCATGTTTAAATAAAGTCTGTGAGCATTACAAAAAGGATGTTATTCGTGCCGTTCATATAACGATCTGTACGGATACGAGAAGCCCTGTTGGTACATTTGAATGCCCAGCTTGTCGCTTTACTTATTCTCGGCGTGGTCCTGATATCACAGGTTCCAATCGATATAAAATTGGAAGGATTAAATCGTTCGGAGAAGTATGGAAACATAAACTATACTACCTAATAAATATAAAGAGGCTGTCCTATCGAGCAACAGCATATGAGTTAGGTGTTGATACCAACACAGTGATTAAATACACCAGAAAAAATGAAAGAGTCGATGTGTTATCACAAAAAGTAGTCCAATGGGAAAGTGATAAAGAAAAGTGGCTAGAATTATGTAAAACACATCCTGAATGGACGGTTACAGAGATTCGTGAGGAACACCCGGCTTTATATATTCGGCTGTATCGAAATTGTCGAGAATGGTTGCTTACAAATTCACCAAAAGTGAAAGCGCGAAAAATAGTTACTAGTAGAATAGACTGGGTGATACGTGATAGTGAGGTATTACAGCAAGTAAAGCAAGCAGTAGAACATTTGTATCAAGTTACTCCCCCTGTTCGTCTAACCGTAAGTCGAATTGGAACAGAAATTGGACAGAGGAACCTACTGGAAAAGAAAATAAATAAAATACCAGAAACAAAAGCGTTTTTAGAAAGTGCAACGGAGAGTACCGAACAGTTTCAAATTCGTCGGGTTCGCTTTTTTGTTGAGCAACTACATGACAAGGGCGAGCTTTTAGAATGGAGTTTAAAGCGTCTGGCCGGTTTGCGATCTGATATTTCACCAGTAGTACAAGCTGAGATTAATCGCTTTATTCAGCAAAATGAATGGGAGAGGTAA
- a CDS encoding ATP-binding protein gives MIDEYERLPEQVESWPTANYHEQELIDYQGNPLIEALPPILSQEGAYDKLCFYPPYLEGERQLAPELRFNALYRLQQFFQPVTQHLDLERRFSRLIRTGYLSRNPFDPSQVQLLTGEAVPGIRRTASSFTLMGVSGIGKTTAIERILSLYPQCILHPHPLSRIQIVWLKINCPHDGSLKSLCMDFFLKIDDLIGTNYYQKFGNKRNSISSMVTQMGRIARLHCIGALIIDEIQHLLTAKEKGSEQMMNFFVTLINEVGIPVMLIGTMRARTVLQQDFRQARRGSGQGDMVWEQMKPEDDWSMLIEEMWRYQWTQNKVPLTEEIRKVLYEESQGIVDIAVKLYSLAQSRAIETERETITSALIRQVAKEDLRLVQPMLQALKSGSLSEIEKYEDIMPMDLASYLQHRQSKIDLRATIQKKKERQAEARQKYDVTIIEKAIQALIALDIEPKLAEKVVVNIMKQDGKKTKVEVVTEALEYIKEYKQKKSESKQSRQNNVQNKLTQIIEKGKKQQYSAYDSLLDAGYIKQPLTELVL, from the coding sequence ATGATTGATGAGTATGAGCGTTTGCCTGAGCAAGTAGAAAGCTGGCCTACTGCTAATTATCATGAACAAGAGCTAATAGATTATCAGGGCAATCCTTTAATCGAGGCACTACCCCCAATTCTTTCTCAGGAAGGGGCCTACGATAAGCTTTGCTTTTATCCACCCTATCTTGAAGGAGAGCGTCAACTAGCACCTGAATTACGATTTAATGCGCTCTATCGATTACAGCAATTTTTTCAACCGGTGACACAACACTTGGACTTAGAGCGACGTTTTTCCAGATTGATTCGGACAGGCTATCTTTCTCGCAATCCATTTGATCCATCTCAAGTACAGTTGTTAACGGGAGAAGCAGTTCCGGGGATTCGACGTACTGCCTCAAGTTTCACACTTATGGGTGTTTCAGGAATCGGAAAAACAACAGCTATTGAGCGTATCTTATCTCTCTACCCCCAATGTATTTTACATCCACATCCGTTAAGCAGAATCCAAATTGTTTGGCTTAAAATCAATTGTCCACATGATGGTTCACTCAAATCTCTTTGTATGGACTTTTTCTTAAAAATAGATGATTTAATTGGCACAAATTATTATCAGAAGTTCGGAAATAAACGTAATTCCATTAGTTCTATGGTGACGCAAATGGGACGTATTGCACGCTTACATTGCATTGGAGCACTTATTATTGATGAAATTCAACATTTACTAACAGCCAAAGAAAAAGGTTCAGAGCAGATGATGAACTTTTTTGTGACGCTCATTAACGAAGTTGGTATTCCTGTTATGCTGATTGGGACAATGCGTGCCCGTACCGTGTTACAGCAAGATTTTCGGCAGGCACGACGTGGGAGTGGGCAGGGGGATATGGTCTGGGAGCAAATGAAGCCAGAAGATGACTGGAGTATGCTGATTGAAGAAATGTGGCGTTATCAATGGACACAAAATAAAGTCCCTCTTACGGAGGAGATCCGTAAAGTCCTATATGAAGAGAGCCAAGGTATCGTTGATATTGCGGTTAAGCTGTATTCTCTTGCTCAAAGTCGTGCCATTGAAACGGAGAGAGAGACGATTACTTCAGCACTTATCCGACAAGTGGCAAAAGAAGACTTACGACTTGTACAGCCGATGTTACAAGCATTGAAATCAGGATCACTCTCCGAAATTGAGAAGTATGAAGACATTATGCCGATGGATCTGGCGAGTTACTTACAACATCGCCAGTCAAAAATTGATCTTAGAGCTACGATTCAAAAGAAAAAGGAACGGCAAGCAGAAGCAAGACAGAAATATGATGTAACTATAATAGAGAAAGCTATTCAGGCGCTTATTGCATTAGATATTGAGCCGAAGTTGGCAGAAAAAGTTGTAGTAAACATTATGAAACAAGATGGAAAGAAGACAAAAGTTGAGGTTGTTACGGAGGCTTTGGAGTACATCAAGGAGTACAAACAAAAGAAAAGCGAAAGTAAGCAAAGTCGACAAAATAATGTCCAAAATAAATTGACACAAATAATTGAGAAGGGGAAAAAGCAACAGTATTCTGCTTATGATTCGCTTTTGGATGCTGGCTATATCAAACAGCCCCTTACAGAGTTAGTACTGTGA
- a CDS encoding Mu transposase C-terminal domain-containing protein, with product MNLTVNELLKDEQTGQLYRVLWIDSEQTVCYLIDVEDKKAFPVVRKVREVMQEIIQDEFTKVLVDPYLPMVSQEAIERHQQKRDQAWQAIYDMVVCEPDIYRSDKRGMLVQRAIEKTGIAKPTLYKYLRRFWQRGKTPNSLLPDYDKSGGKGKEKSTSEKKRGRPSRRGIEGINVDEKTKRIFRIAIEKYYLNPKKNSLVSVYRMMIREFYAEDYYIENGQKKIIIADENMLPTLRQFRYWYQKEYDISETTLARQGRKKYEKDYREVLGSSTFEAFGPGSRFQIDATVADAYLVSSYNPNWIIGRPVMYVVIDVFSRMIVGMYIGLEGPSWMGAMMALANMASDKVKFCKQYGIQISKDMWPCEHLPEILLADRGELEGYNVERLIAAFNLHVENAPPYRADLKGIVEKKFDTLQQKVKPFLPGYVEKDFQERGARDYRLDAKLTLEQFTQIMIKQVILHNTKHYISGYIRNEQMVEEDVQPIPIELWKWGVKNQSGKLRYIPESLVQLHLLSQGSATVTYKGIHFEGMMYSCERALKESWFSIARQKGSWKTTVSYDPRNVSTIYFWDEQAGMPECCHLLEHQERYKGKSLDDVNYLRAYERQMKKEAEYKQLGAEVSFIADVEEIVEQAKKEVKTRQDKRVSKSARTKEIRENRKIEREQKRSEEAFSLSEKQEKDAEVISLSSVEQDNFNRPSIKDILRKRKERLSDD from the coding sequence ATGAATTTGACTGTTAATGAATTGCTTAAAGACGAACAGACAGGGCAATTATATCGTGTGTTGTGGATTGATTCTGAACAAACAGTCTGCTATCTGATTGATGTGGAAGACAAGAAAGCCTTTCCTGTGGTGCGTAAAGTAAGGGAAGTAATGCAGGAAATTATTCAGGATGAATTTACAAAGGTATTGGTTGATCCATACTTGCCAATGGTTTCTCAGGAAGCTATTGAAAGGCATCAACAAAAGCGAGATCAGGCATGGCAAGCTATTTACGATATGGTCGTGTGTGAGCCGGACATTTACAGAAGTGATAAGCGAGGAATGCTTGTTCAACGAGCAATCGAGAAAACTGGTATAGCTAAGCCTACCTTATACAAATACTTGCGTCGTTTTTGGCAACGTGGCAAGACGCCCAATTCTTTACTTCCAGACTATGATAAGTCAGGAGGAAAAGGTAAAGAGAAAAGTACAAGTGAAAAGAAAAGGGGTCGGCCATCCAGGCGAGGTATAGAGGGGATTAATGTTGATGAGAAAACAAAAAGAATCTTTCGGATCGCGATCGAAAAGTATTATTTAAATCCCAAAAAGAACAGCCTAGTATCTGTGTATCGCATGATGATACGGGAATTTTATGCTGAAGATTACTACATAGAAAATGGGCAGAAAAAAATCATCATTGCTGACGAAAATATGCTTCCAACATTACGGCAATTTCGATATTGGTATCAAAAAGAATATGACATATCCGAAACGACACTGGCACGCCAAGGCCGTAAGAAATATGAGAAGGACTACCGGGAAGTACTTGGTTCCTCTACATTTGAAGCGTTTGGCCCTGGTTCACGTTTTCAGATTGATGCAACAGTGGCAGACGCCTACTTAGTATCGAGTTATAACCCAAATTGGATCATTGGTCGTCCTGTGATGTATGTTGTAATCGATGTATTCAGCCGTATGATTGTAGGCATGTACATCGGGCTAGAAGGCCCTTCATGGATGGGAGCGATGATGGCGCTCGCAAATATGGCATCCGATAAAGTGAAATTTTGCAAACAATATGGCATTCAGATTTCAAAAGACATGTGGCCGTGTGAACATCTGCCAGAAATTTTATTAGCGGATCGTGGAGAATTAGAAGGATATAATGTTGAACGATTAATAGCTGCTTTTAATTTGCATGTTGAAAATGCTCCTCCCTATCGTGCAGATTTGAAAGGAATTGTGGAGAAAAAATTTGATACATTACAACAAAAAGTAAAGCCATTTCTGCCTGGGTATGTGGAGAAGGATTTTCAGGAGCGAGGGGCTCGAGATTATCGTTTAGATGCAAAATTAACCCTCGAACAGTTCACACAAATCATGATTAAACAAGTCATTCTTCATAATACAAAGCATTATATCAGTGGATATATCCGTAATGAGCAGATGGTAGAAGAAGATGTTCAACCGATCCCTATTGAACTCTGGAAATGGGGAGTTAAAAATCAGTCAGGGAAGCTTCGGTATATTCCAGAGTCACTCGTACAGCTTCATTTGCTTTCTCAAGGTAGCGCAACTGTCACATATAAAGGAATTCATTTCGAAGGGATGATGTACAGCTGTGAACGTGCGTTAAAGGAGTCATGGTTTTCCATAGCTCGTCAAAAGGGAAGTTGGAAGACAACAGTTTCTTATGATCCTCGAAACGTATCTACAATTTATTTCTGGGATGAACAAGCAGGGATGCCTGAGTGCTGCCATCTACTTGAGCATCAGGAGCGTTATAAGGGGAAGTCGCTTGACGACGTGAATTACTTACGTGCTTATGAACGCCAAATGAAGAAAGAAGCTGAGTATAAGCAACTAGGAGCAGAAGTTTCGTTTATAGCAGATGTCGAAGAGATTGTCGAACAAGCAAAAAAAGAAGTGAAAACTAGACAAGATAAGCGAGTGAGTAAATCAGCGCGTACAAAGGAAATTCGGGAAAACCGCAAAATAGAACGAGAACAGAAACGTAGTGAGGAAGCTTTTAGCCTGAGTGAAAAACAAGAAAAAGATGCAGAAGTGATTTCATTGTCATCGGTTGAACAAGATAACTTTAATCGACCAAGTATTAAAGATATTCTGCGAAAGCGAAAGGAGCGCCTGTCCGATGATTGA
- a CDS encoding heteromeric transposase endonuclease subunit TnsA — protein MAKRKREWTEEKIARYQQQGKGMGEGAAYKPWLTIQDVPSSGRAHRIYGTKTNRIHHLLSDLERDYFYLLDWADNVVDIREQFPLNREITTRIAEEKSISHPEDHTTKTPLVMTTDFLITIRQESQTFVLARTLKPSEQLENPRTIEKFDIERVYWEEKGIDWAIITEKDLPVEICRNIGRFQSYKRIEQPMLEIVEELFEYVRRRKGVLSRLFAQFEEEYALESGTALHCFKYLVASKLITFDMKSPFSVRKEISYFTFVEVAHGQEWGA, from the coding sequence ATGGCTAAACGTAAACGTGAGTGGACCGAAGAAAAAATTGCTCGTTATCAACAGCAAGGAAAAGGAATGGGGGAAGGAGCGGCGTACAAGCCATGGCTAACCATTCAAGATGTTCCTTCGTCTGGCCGTGCACATCGGATTTACGGAACTAAAACGAACCGTATTCATCATCTTTTATCCGACTTGGAACGTGATTATTTTTATTTACTTGATTGGGCTGACAATGTAGTTGATATTCGTGAACAGTTTCCTCTAAACCGCGAGATAACAACAAGAATTGCAGAAGAAAAAAGTATTTCTCATCCAGAAGACCACACAACAAAAACTCCTCTTGTTATGACCACTGATTTTCTAATTACTATTCGACAAGAAAGCCAAACATTTGTGTTAGCGCGAACATTGAAACCCTCTGAACAACTTGAGAATCCACGTACGATTGAGAAATTTGATATTGAACGAGTTTACTGGGAAGAAAAAGGAATTGATTGGGCGATCATAACGGAAAAAGATTTACCCGTTGAAATTTGCCGTAATATCGGACGGTTTCAAAGTTATAAAAGAATCGAGCAGCCGATGCTAGAGATAGTTGAAGAACTATTTGAGTATGTACGGCGGCGAAAAGGGGTATTATCTCGCCTTTTTGCCCAGTTTGAAGAAGAATATGCTTTGGAATCTGGAACAGCTCTACATTGTTTTAAATATCTTGTGGCAAGTAAACTTATTACTTTTGATATGAAAAGCCCATTTTCGGTTAGGAAGGAAATTTCTTACTTTACATTTGTCGAAGTAGCTCATGGTCAGGAGTGGGGCGCATGA
- the glmS gene encoding glutamine--fructose-6-phosphate transaminase (isomerizing) yields MCGIVGYIGTQDTKEILLRGLEKLEYRGYDSAGIAVVNGKGVRVFKEKGRIAALRDVVDMDTTGNVGIGHTRWATHGVPNRINAHPHQSHTARFTLVHNGVIENYEHLKRNLLSEHSFISDTDTEVIVQLIETFVAEGMSVEEAFRTTLKNLKGSYAIALLDQEDPDVIYVAKNKSPLLVGLGEDCNVVASDAMAMLQVTDTFVELMDEEIVVVTKDSTTIKDLDGNVITRNPFVAEIDASDIEKGTYPHYMLKEIDEQPFVIRNIIQQYQNEDGNLKLEESIRQAMRDTDRIYIVACGTSYHAGLVGKQFIEKMAGIPVEVHIASEFCYNMPLLSQKPLFIFISQSGETADSRAVLVQVKKMGYKALTLTNVPGSTLSREADYTLPLYAGPEIAVASTKAYIAQLAVLAILAVDTARAQGLSLDFDPLKELGIVANAIETLCDNKDEMKKIADEFLSTHRNAFFLGRGIDFYVCLEGALKLKEISYIQAEGFAGGELKHGPIALIEKDTPIVALSTQKELDLNIRGNVKEVVARGANPCIISMEGMENEGDRFTIPAVHEMLTPLVSVVPMQLISYYAALHRGCDVDKPRNLAKSVTVE; encoded by the coding sequence ATGTGTGGAATTGTAGGATATATCGGAACTCAGGATACAAAAGAAATCTTGCTTCGTGGTTTGGAGAAACTGGAATATCGTGGATATGACTCTGCAGGCATCGCTGTTGTAAACGGAAAAGGTGTACGTGTTTTTAAGGAGAAAGGTCGTATTGCTGCGCTGCGTGACGTTGTAGATATGGACACGACAGGCAACGTTGGAATCGGTCATACACGTTGGGCGACGCACGGCGTACCGAATCGCATAAATGCACATCCACATCAGAGTCATACTGCGCGTTTTACGCTTGTGCATAATGGCGTAATCGAGAACTATGAACACTTGAAGCGGAATTTGTTATCCGAGCATTCCTTTATCAGCGACACGGATACTGAAGTTATTGTGCAGCTGATAGAAACATTCGTGGCAGAAGGCATGAGCGTAGAAGAAGCCTTCCGTACCACGCTGAAAAACTTGAAAGGCTCGTATGCCATTGCTCTATTGGATCAGGAAGATCCGGACGTTATCTATGTAGCCAAGAATAAAAGCCCGCTGCTTGTCGGCCTGGGTGAAGACTGCAACGTTGTAGCTAGTGACGCCATGGCGATGCTACAAGTAACTGATACATTCGTCGAGCTAATGGACGAAGAAATCGTAGTCGTAACAAAAGATAGCACCACGATTAAGGATTTGGATGGAAACGTAATCACCCGCAATCCGTTTGTTGCTGAAATCGACGCCAGCGACATTGAAAAGGGTACGTATCCGCATTATATGCTAAAAGAAATTGATGAGCAGCCGTTCGTTATCCGCAATATCATCCAGCAATATCAGAACGAGGACGGTAATCTGAAGCTGGAGGAATCGATCCGTCAGGCGATGAGGGATACGGATCGTATCTATATTGTTGCCTGTGGTACTAGTTATCATGCAGGTCTTGTCGGTAAACAATTTATCGAGAAGATGGCAGGTATTCCGGTAGAAGTACACATTGCGAGCGAGTTCTGCTACAATATGCCGCTTCTTAGCCAAAAGCCGCTGTTCATCTTTATCTCGCAAAGCGGAGAGACAGCGGACAGCCGCGCGGTGTTGGTACAGGTGAAGAAGATGGGATACAAAGCACTGACGCTTACGAACGTGCCAGGCTCTACCCTATCTCGTGAAGCAGATTATACACTGCCGCTCTATGCCGGTCCAGAGATTGCGGTCGCTTCGACGAAAGCGTATATTGCACAGTTAGCGGTACTAGCGATCCTTGCAGTGGATACGGCACGTGCGCAAGGCTTGTCGCTGGATTTTGACCCGCTGAAAGAGCTGGGCATCGTAGCCAATGCAATTGAGACCTTATGCGATAACAAGGATGAGATGAAGAAGATTGCGGATGAGTTCCTGAGCACGCATCGCAATGCATTCTTCCTTGGCCGTGGCATTGACTTCTATGTATGCCTCGAAGGCGCCCTGAAGCTGAAGGAGATTTCCTATATTCAGGCAGAAGGCTTTGCTGGCGGTGAGCTGAAGCATGGTCCGATCGCTCTTATTGAGAAGGATACGCCGATTGTTGCCCTGTCTACACAGAAGGAGCTAGACTTGAATATTCGCGGTAACGTGAAAGAGGTTGTAGCTCGCGGTGCGAACCCTTGCATTATTAGTATGGAAGGTATGGAGAATGAGGGAGACCGTTTCACGATTCCGGCTGTACATGAGATGCTAACGCCACTCGTATCGGTAGTTCCAATGCAGCTTATCTCGTACTATGCAGCTCTGCACCGTGGCTGCGATGTGGATAAACCACGTAATCTGGCTAAATCAGTTACAGTAGAGTAA